The sequence caaagcaacaaaAGGTTTTACCAGTATTTTACGATGTAGATCCAACAGAAGTACGACATCAGAGAGAGGTGTTTGGAAAAGCATTAGATAATCTTAAAGAAAGGTACAAGGATGAGTTGAAGGTGGAGAGATGGAAAGCAGCCCTAACAGAAGTGGCCAGTTTGTCTGGATTCACTTTAGGAGATAGCTATACTGCTTCTACTCACTAGTATGccttcatttaaaaacaaaaatgtgatTATAAGACATCTTTTATAATACAAGTATACGTATGTGTGTATATCAAATTTACGAACTCATCATTAAATCAAAAGCCTCCCTGCTTCTTAAAGAGGCAAACCGAATTCAAGAAtggaagcaaaaaagttcattAAATAGATCATCATTGTCATTTGCTTCCGGATAAAAAGCTACGtactagtttttctttttattttttattgtaagaatTCTACCttactattcttttattttttattttttgcattgctAGGATTGAACCAGAATTGATTGAAGAAATTGTTCGAGAGGTTTCTAAAGTAGTAAAgcctaaatatttaaatgacgTTGCCAAGCATCCAGTCGGAATGGAGTCTAGAGTACATGACGTCCATGATATACTTCTACGTGTGGGAGTGAATGATATACGCATACTAGGGATCTATGGCATTGGTGGAGTTGGTAAGACAAATTTGGCTAAAGAAATCTACAACTCCTTTACCGACCAATTTGAATGTTGTTGCTTTCTTGCAAACGTCAGAGAAACTTCACAGCGTGAGCATGGTTTAATTCAATTGCAAGAGACACTTCTTTGCGAGATCCTCGGTGACTGGAGTTTGAAGGTTAGAAATGAAGATGAAGGAATGggtctcataaaaaaaatgctttggaGTAAAAGGGTTCTTTTAGTTCTTGATGATTTGGATCAGTCGGTCAAAGTGAAAACCATACTTGGAGGATGTGATTGGTTTGGTTTAGGaagtataatcattataacaacTAGAGATGAACATTTATTAACTAGTAATAATGTTCATTTACGATATAAGGTGAAGGAATTGGATCATGATGAAGCTCTTCAACTTTTTTGTTGGAATGCcttcaaaaatgaaaatcctAACCATGATTTTGTCGAAATCACAGAAAATGTACTGCATTACGTTGGGGGCCTTCCGTTGGCTTTAATGGTGGTAGGCTCGGATCTATTTGGTAGGGACATTCATTATTGGAGAAGTGCTTtagaaaagtacaaaaaaattccTCCCAGAGATATTCTTGAAACGCTTAGAATAAGTTATGATGGCTTGGATGAAAGTGAGAAGTGTATTTTCCTGGACATTGCATGTTTCTTTgcgggagaggaagaagaatatGTTACGAAAATACTTGATGCTTGTGGTTTCTTTCCTAAGTGTGGTATCAAAGTACTAGTGGATAAGTCACTCCTAACAATTGAGTGTGGCAAATTAATCATGCATGACCTACTCAAAGATATGGGTAGAGAAATTGTTCGTCAAGAATCACCTGCAGAACCCGAGAAACGTAGTAGGTTGTGGTTTCATGAAGACGTTCGTCATGTATTTGAAGAAACTAAGGTAAGAGTTGCACAAAAAAACACATTTCATCTTTTGATTTAAAATCGGATTGAGAGTACATATACGTGCACCCATTTATCTGTATGAGTACATCTAGCACGTATTAATCTCATAATAGGTAATTTGTTTATGAGAAGAATGCCTTAAATAaggagaaattaaaaaaaaaaaaaaacttttggttACATTTagacaatttcttttttagtatcCTGCTTTCTTCTTAtatcaaaagataaaattaatagGTAAATGTGAAAGcaaacatgaacattttttgtttgatcACTTAGCTTGGgacattctaaaaataaatatcaaacattaagtttaaaaaaaacaagaaaaagaaagtacaTGCACAATgcatataaacaaaattatgatTCTACCAAGGTGGAAAATATGAAGAATTTTATGCTTTGATTTTGTTTGCTTTGTCTTGCTAGGGAACAAACATGATTCAAGGCATATTGATAGAGTTTCCAAAACAAGACTTGATAGATTTGAATCCTGAGACTTTCTCGGCGATGAGAAGGCTCAGGATATTTATAAATCGTAATGCACGCTTCTCAAGAGAACCTACTTATCTCTCAAATGAGTTAAGAGTACTTGATTGGCACAGCTATCCTAGTGATTCTTTCCCACAAAACTTTCATGGAAGGAAACTCCTCGTTTTAAAAATGGATGATTGCTTCATCAAAGAATTGGGAGAAGGATTAAAGGTACcgttatttctttctttaaaatatatatatatatatatatatatatatatatatatactggaAATTTTCTACAGCTAACATATTTTcccttgttttgttttcttttttacagaATTTCCAGAAGTTGACTACTGTAAAATTCTCTAAATGTAAATTCCTAACAAAGATTCCTGATGTGTCGGGGCTCCAGACTTTAAATAGATTGGACATTGAGGATTGCAATAACTTAGTTGAGGTACATCAATCTATTGGCTTCCTTGATAAACTCGTCAAATTGTCAATTGTATATTGTCAGAGCCTTACTAGTTTTCCAAGCTCCCTCAAGTTGAGATCTCTAGAAATGCTCATTCTTTCTTATTGCGAAAGGCTGCAGAAGTTTCCTGAAATTGACagtgaaatgaaatgtttaACATATGTTCAACTAGAACACTTGACTGCTATAAATGAATTGCCTTCATCTATTGGGAATCTTACTAGCCTCTTGGATTTACAAATAAGCGATTGCTACAGATTAAGGCATATCCCTAACAGCATTCATCAGTTGCAACATCTACGTTGTCTCATTCTCGAGCGTACGTCAGATGATCAAAGCCAATATCCCTTACCCTTCTCCACTGCAGAATTGTTCTCTTCAGATTTATCGGGAACTGCCTTCAATTCCACCTtggaagttttagatttatcgGGAAGCAATATTGTCGTTATCCCTCCTGAGTGGATCAGAGGATTTGTTCAATTACAGTTACTTGAGTTGTGTCATTGCGAGCAACTTCAAGAAATCTTAGAACTTCCTCCAAATATGACTACGGTAAACACTAGGGGTTGCATTTCATTGGAGAGTTTTCCTGAAGTATCAAATCAGTTTGAATTCAATACAAGCAGCCTTAAAGTACGTTCGATTAACTTGAGTGGATGCCATAATATGCTTGTAAATCCTCTACGGTTTGAggtatgctctctctctctctctctctctctctctctctctctcatactgTGTACTACCTTTGTCTACTAAAAATTATGATGTTAGCTCACTTGTTGAACAGGAATATGTAGAGGATCTGGAAGAAGATTGTGAACTTATATTTCCAGGAAATAAGATTCCAGATTTGGACTACCATTGCAAGCTGAAGAAGACTCGAAATAGTTATGTATGTGATGGGATAAATGTTGATTTGGTGTATTCGAATGAGATTAAAGGGTTCATTGCATGTGCTGTAGTTCTGTCTGATCCCTCCCAAAGGTCTCCCCGCAATAATATGCATATCGAGATCTACTATAATGGTGTTTATCAGTATACCAGTACGCGTACATCACCTATTGATCCAAGTAGCTCAGATCATGTATGGTTGTATTACCATAAACTAAAAGGAGAGCGTTTAAAATCAGTGGAGGGAATTCTGCAACTTAAGTTTGATAAGGACCAAGGTAGAGTCCTAATTAGAAGTTTTGGAATCCGGGTGCTACGCAAGCAGAAGGAGACCAATACATTGCAAGACGTTGCAAGTTGGAGTCCCTGTGTTAACGTCCAGCCCTCTTCAGAATCAATAATTTCTGATTTAGAGAATGGCAGCCACGATGAGAATCCAAATGATCAAGATTTGGAACGTCATGGGGTCCATTTGGTAGAGAAGGATGAAGGGAAGACGAGATCATGATACAGGTGTGCTCCACGAAGATGTTGGTGCCCATTTTGATGCAACCagtgaagaaaatgaaggtTGGGTACATTTAATGGATGGTAAGAGACGTCATGATGAAGATGATTGCAACTTGGAATTCAATTGGTACCCTCAACAAAAGAGGCAGTATTCCTCAACCATGGGCATTCGAATGACAGAATTAGAGAATGACGATGAGAATTCAAAAGAAGATTTGAATTTAGAGCTTAAACTTGGGTTGTAATTAAAAGGTACAATCTTCAATAAATCTAAGAAAAACTTCGGTTTCAGctttattattcattaaaaaataaaaaaataaaaaaaaatcccaactttTCTTATGTATATTGTATCAGCCTCCCTTTCTTTCAAGCTCATGCGCGAGGGGGAAGCTACAAGCTGAAGATTTTCTAGAACTTGCCGTCTCTCCTTATAATTCAGGCTTTATGCCTCCTTTTGTGCCtagctcttttatttttattttttatttagattttcaCTTGTTTTAtgcatttgaaaaattttgtgtaatataataattcatattatttttattttgctgttTCATCAATCAATATTCAGATTATCACATTTCTTAACAATATTTAGTCATGACTGTTGATTCAAGTGATGTACAGTTAGTGTAAAATGAATCGTGGGGCTAGTAAAGGTTGGCGGCGACTAGCGTGCGCCAAGGTTGGGGCTATATATTGCGGAACATTCAGAAAAGGATAGGATAACTACAGAGTTACTAGCCTTCTAtcaccttttttttgtttttttttttttattatcagtaaaattatatatttttaaatattttttttaatgattaaaaatgttaaaaaaataattaaaataaccaaATTTTCAAGTACATCAGAGTAATAAAGTGGTGGTAAGACGGTAATAACTTATCATTATTCTACATAtatctattactattatataagtggctatgaAACGGTATGaaacggaaattcttgttttccgTTTACTTTCCGTCAAATCCCCGTTAAATTATTACCGCAGCTTTGGCCTTTCTCTAGAAACCAGACCCTATCTCTTGGTCCCAGATTTTATTTCCTGATCCTTACGGCTCAAAAGCTTAGTCCCAGATCTTTGTTTCTTTTCGTTTTAGATCTATTTTCTCTCTCAGCACCatctttctctttcatttctgtGTATCCTCGCATGGTGCTGCCGGTGCTGGGGCTGAGCTTTTGAGCCGCAAGGACCAGGAAACCCACATGAGATGGTGCTCGTGCAATGGTGTCGTGCGTTGGTCCAATGGTGTGGTGCGAAGGTCTTGTGCCGTGCGATGGTGCGATTTGTGCCGTGTGCGGTGCGATGTCGTGCAAAGGTGTGTCTGTGCCGTGTGAAGGTGTGATTTGTGCCGTGAAGGTGTGAGGATGCCGTGCGTTCATGCTCGTGCGATGGGTGGTTGTTTTTGTCCGACGGGTACTTGTATGGCCTTTGTTCGTGCGATGGGTGGGCGAAGCCGGGGCTGGGTGAGAGGGACAGTGGAGGAGGCTATTTTCGAAGCCTAGGTGGAGGTTGCCGAAGCTCGCACGGAGGATGGGCGGCAGAAGAAGATTGGGCGACGGAGGAAGAGTTTCGCACAAAGGATGGGCGACCGAAGCTCGACGGTGCCATGTTAATCGCCACCGTCGATTTCCATCTTGGCTAACCCCATCACAGCCTAATTCGGACCGTTGTCGCATCGTCGTTCCTACTTCAATCAGCCCACACTTACGGTAATCTTTCCAGTCCCCTGCGATTGATTTCTTGTGGATGAGTGTTTTGATATGGGCATGCTTATGAAGAGAAAAATTCTGATGGGAAATGATTTCTCTATTTGTTGGAATTAAATTTTGCTTAAACTGTGTATGCACATTCATTGCCAGGGGAAAATGTtcttaattttctatttaaggATAATCGTCTATGAACTAATTGCTTGTCTGAGTGGCACCCAGTGTATAAGTTAGTTTATTGTTAGTGGGATTTTAAAATGAACATAAAAGAAACTTTTTTTGTCTATGCATATTCTACCCCAATTTCTTGGGTAGTGCATTCTACTCCACTGGATGTCCAATTTGAGCTCTTTAACTAGATGGCAAAGGCATCACATTTGATACCTTGGGTTTATTTGACGTCCGAATCTTTTTCTTTAGCTTTCTAATGTAAGTGTCATCTTTTGCTTCGATTCCTCTTTGGTATTTTCCCCCCAGTTCATGTTGCTTTTGTGTGAATAGTGATTtccatttttaatgtttttctgTATTCTTTTGCCATGTTAATATTTCCTTGTAGTTAATAACCTTTTTGGTAAATGTTTGTTCAcctgaaaattttattgttgaGGCAGATTTCAGATTTTGAGAGATATCATACCGCagaatgataaaaaatgagacaaggCTTCGTTCTTGTTAGAGGTATGCCTAATGACGATGttctttttttatgatttgGAAATTAGTTCTAATGACTCATAATtgacaatttttcatatttatttgcagGTTATCGAGTACATTCAGTTTTTacaagataaattaaatatgtaGGAAGGACAATATCATGGGTGGAGTCCAGAGCCAAAAAATTGATTCCATGGGTAAGATACTGATGGTAGACAtctgtttctctatttttttcactttaaccTGTTAATTGTTTTGGACTATTATTTGCTTTTGCATGGCATTCTTAGTTTGTCTTCAGTTTGGAGCTTTGTGTTTTTGGGCTCTATGAATATAGGTTAAATGGGTTGATCGTAGCAGCCTGTACAACATGGTTATgtatatcacatatatattgaAGATTATGCTTGCTTGACCAGTGCCAAGCACATGTTTTCAACATGGTCCTTTGTTTGTAGAGTTTGCAACAGAAAATTAGGTAGTGTGCTCCTTTGGTACATGAAAATGACCAGAGAGGCCACTAGGCTGATGTTTTGTTTCACACTGGGCTATGTTTGAATAAGTAACTCggaaaagtttgaaatttagcCTTTTCCTGCACCCAAGCATTTGGAGGGCAGATGGACCCTAACTCTAGACACAACCCTGCCATTGAAACATGCTGGTGTACCAAAGTCCATGTAAGGTAGGATTGTTTCTTGTGACTGGGAAATAAATGTTCAGGTTTGGTATATGTGACTTTCTGTTTTATGATGTGACAAAATTTGAACCAGAACCAAGACTTTAAAGTGTCATGCTAAATTCAAGTTGCAACATCAATTTTTCGCCAATGAGTGTATACtgttcattaattaattatattatattttgttatacGAGGAGTGTTAAGTCTGAATTTTATATGCTTGTGTTGTTTCTCTATATTGAAATCGTAAATTGCAAAGATGACAAGAATTATAAGAATTCTGCGCTTTGATTTACAGAGTCTGTTTAAAGGAAACTTGTTTTATGGAGTCTTGCATTTGATAAATGTGCTTTGTTTGTGTTGAAATCATACCGAGCTGTCGGTTTTCTTGGAAGATTTGAATTGTTTGTAAGTCACGGAAAAAGATAAATTCTTGGAGTGAAATATACGTAAGAAATGTTTGTATGTCACTGCAAATGCATGTTTCTCCTACCTTGAGCCagttgtttcattttttatctttggTAAATTATATcatagagtgagagagaggagatagagagggaggagacagagaagatgaaaaggctattatttgtgaataaaattaaaaaagtcagGGGACTTTTAAGGATTTAATTAAAGAACGGAAGAAGATTGTTTGTGGCAACCATGAACATCTTCAAGaacaaaatctcaacacaagTTTTAACTATAAATCATGCTGCTctaattttttatgttcttttcctttctattttcttaattttctctgTGGTGTTTGGTTCTAAGAAACTGAAATGTAATTGGGTTTTGTTCTTGAACACATTTGTAACTTAGTTTTCTTGTATTGAAAACCATGATTGATAGCGCAAATGTCATCATAGAATGGCTATTTGTTTTGACAGGTTGCTCAGGTTGTTGCCACCGagaggtatatgtatgtatacttTTTCTTGCCATTGAGTGTTTTTCTTCCTGATATTGTATTATATACTGCATTTTTCATTActtatatgtgtttttcttttcagcacTCCTACTATTTTGAGACACCTGATGTTATTGACCTTCGAAAGTAGCAGAGAAAGGAACTTGAGAGGTGACCTACATTCTGTTGAAAGTTATGCGTATAGTGTTTTAGCATTGGCCAAGAAAGTGAAGGAGAGGTGAGGGCCTTGTAAAGATAGGGAGTGACTTATATTTTCACTTTGATCttttatatcttttcttttccccacttctCACATTATTGTGAGAATCATATTTTCTACGGCATAATTTTAATTCCATCTACTCTTTTCATGTTGAAACATATACTCTGAAAAATTTTTAACGGAATTATAATTTTTCGTAAACTTTTGTTAAATCCGTCTGGGCATCCAACCTCACTCGTCTCATTGGTTgctgtaaaataatatttatgagaaaggaaaataacGTTTCGAGCACCAACCGCCTCTTCGTACTAATCGCTCTCGCTTCGTCTTCCCCATGAGAGTTCCCTTTTGTCGCTTATATAACCGATGGCATGGGTAATGAGCTCTTCAGGGTTCGCAGGCCTTTTTGGTGGATAACCAGCTCAATATATATGCAGAGATTAATGGTAAGGAAGTTGGTGTGGTTCACAGACGATGGCATCTCTGGAAGAGAGTTTATGACCAGTAATCTAAACATGATGCTCATTCAACTGTTGTCAGGGATATGTGCTTGGGAACCCAAAGACAGATTCATTTATCGATTACAATTCAAGAATCCCATTTTCCCATAGGCTCACACTCATATCAGATGTACTCTATAAGGTATGCCATCTCCTCATCTTGTtgcattttttctctcttgcatTTCACCTCACATTACCATCTAAATCttcttttagttattttttatatcacaCTGATTCGAATTAAAATGTTctgttctttaattttgtagTCTGCCAAAGAAAGCTGCAATGGTGATTTTGTGAATGTAAATGATAACAACGTAACATGCCTGTCAGATATTCAAGTCATCATGAGGTCAGAGTCTCTACCAATGCCATCTCTTGATATGCTTAGATATGTACTCTTACCATTATTAAGTACTCTAAGCATCGAGGCCATTCTGAACCTTTTATGTTACAGTTGCTTCTTCAAATCAACACCATGCAAGTTTTGGAGCCCAATTGTCAAGTTGCATCTCCAAAATCAAGTAAAGATTACCTAAGCAGGAGATATATCGAGGAGAACCTTGACGAAAGTCTCCTTTCTACAACATCTCTTGCATATTGGTGCTGGGtaaacacctctctctctctctctctctctctctctctctctctgtgcttaTGTGTCCATGGTTCTCTTGTTATCTCACATTCAGCAGTATTAAAGCATGAGAATAGGAGAGCCTAAAAGGTGTTCTGTGAAATGCCTTAATGGGCGAAATATATTGAATAATATCAGTCTTTTCACTTGCAGCTTCCTTTTacatttacatatatttatacacaGAGCCATAACAAACTTTCCTTCTAGAATGGTGACATGTGTATGATGTAGTACATTTATGTTACAAGGGTATTCCATTAATCTGCTCTGATGCATTTGCTGAGTGCTCCTGAGGACTTTGCCGTGTGCCGTGTCCTTCATTGCAGAGTATTTGGTGCCCATTGTTTTGCTGAGTGCTTCTGATCCTTTTGTTGTTGGTTGTGTCCTTTATTGATGGGAAGATTCTCTTCTTCATTTGAGCTGGTATTTATGACAGTGGGTATTCTTTCCTTAGCATGTAGGTCcaatttcaataataataataataataataataaaagggaCCCAAGCCGAACAAAGGGCCATTAGGCCATAATATTCATACAAAAAAGTGATTACTAAGGGATGTGCTTCCTTTCAGGACTACAATTATGTGCTGTCTGCGGTATGGGCCAATAATAAGAGCGTGTGAGAAGCGTTGGAAGAGGTGCAATAGCAGCTTAGCTTACACAAAACTTTAACAAAGTGtgttaaaaatagtattttcgtGGGCTTTAGTTCCCACAGGTTAGTTTTTAAAATGAGCTGTGTTTTAAATCAGGTTGGTGAACTTTTTTAGTCAATTGGGTTTGAATTAACTGATTTATCACTAAAAGCCATATGGTTTGAATTAACTGGATTTGTTTTAATGGTTGCTTATTCGCTAAACTTGCATTAATTATGGactgttttaattttatactgTTGCACTTTCTACTTTATGAACAGTTTGTAATTactttgtatatttatttaattactttatgGTTGGATGTTAAAATCTTGGTTATGCGTACTTATAGTGTGGTGGTAGTATTTATTGTGGCGGCAATGATGCTATTTTTATTTGTCTATGTTATTCTAATTAATCTTGACTTTAATTTTGAACgaatctttttgttttctaatatattcaaatatgtaattattatacttaCCGACTTATTATTATCCAAAGATTTTTGCTAAAGTTTACTTTTTTTGTctctatgcattaaattattcattaatcaagtgtgtttttaacaaatcatattatttttgtaaaaaaccTGTTTAACCtaactaggcaaacgtgctttgcacgtgctcctgacctagtatatatatatgtggcaaTGTCGTAATTATCCTTCCCGAGTGGATCAGAGGATTTGTTCGATTATGGTTATTTAAGTTGTGTCATTGCGATCAACTTAGCAatttaagttgaattgagttgagttaaaagttgaataaaatattattagaatatatttttataatattatttttattttagaatttgaaaaagttgaattgtttattttattttatgtgaaaatttaagaaaattgtaataattagataaaatgagttaagagaaattatgaaaataaacgatTCGGATAAATTTTAGAACTTGCTCCAAATATAAGAGAGGTAGACGTTAGTAGATGCAGTTCATTGGAGAGTTTTCCTTAAGTATCAAATAAGTTTGAATTCAATACAAACAGCTTTTGTGAGCTTATAAGTTGGATTAACTTGAATGGATGCCATAAAATGCTTGTAAATCCTCTGCGGTTTGAGGcatgctctctcactctctctctcatagtaCTGTGTATACTAAAAGTTATgatgctagctagcttgttgAATAGGAAATCTCATAGGAGTATGAAACTTgtaatcttattactattcataaaattttcattttatctcattttttaaatatctcttAAAAATAGTTGGACACATCTTTGAtattgtttggttacacatatgagatgagatgagatgagatgaaagttgaataaagtattattaaaatataatttttgttttagaatttgaaaatattgaattgtttattgtattttatataagagtttagacaagttataataattagatgagattagattagatgaaattgattgtataatcaaacgagacattaatattttaaataatatctctttgtaaaaaaaaaaaaaaaaaaaaaaaaaaaaaaaaaaaaaaaaaaaaaagagaaaacttaATATTTACCTTATTACTTCAACAAAATGTGTAAAAAACATTGACAAATATCACATGTAGGTATCAGCGTCTATGACGTGGCACAAACCTCATGTGACAAAAAGTCGCCACTCTATCAAATAAAGATACCAACCCCGAGTTTAGAGGTAATATTTATACAAAAGGCCtcatcttaatatattttatttattaaacaaatttattttaatagaaaattagatatttaaaaaaaataagataaataataaattttatataaaagtctAAGAGAAACTTTGTTTTCATCTCTATTATTCATAACAAAATTGCTGACTTTTCTTATCTATATTGTGTAGCCTCCCTTTCCTTCAAGCTCATGCACTTTTTGGAGAAGCTAAAACGATTCTTTGGAATTTGCCATCTATTCAAGTGATGCATAGTTAGTGTAAAATCAATCATGGGGCTATCAAAGGTTGGCGGCCACCCGTGTGCGCCAAGTTTTGTTTTCAACCGTCAAAAGAAGTAAAGAAATAGTCTTGAAGTAGCAAATGCGGTGTAAGAGTATCATTATCCTTTCCTCATATATCCTATTTTCCAATCCATATATGAATTCCTGGTTCTTATATTTTAATGCTTTTCTAGATTCAATAAGAGGGTATATACGAGTATAAGAGATGTTAGAGCAGCTATATACTAATATTTAGTCATGGAGAATTAATCCTCTTGACATGTAAAGAGCTTGGAAATGCATGCATGCGCTCAAGGGATCGCCAATTGACACCAATTAATTTTCCAAGCACAAATGTGTATTGTTTTGTATTGACATAAAAGAGAGGTCATTTAGCCTGACTCTCTGGGAATGATGCATAGACCAAGAAAAGGAGGCACTTTCATGATATGCATCCTCGATCACAATCCCAcccattaaataaattaaaaaatatttattattatttgtttgaatttttttacagCCTTAAATGCTGATTAAAATATGTGACTTAGACAAAAACCTTGTTGTATTCTCTCCAAACAAaaaccgaaaagaaaaaaagctcaAAACTTTCTCGCAGCGCTTACCCTTCGTCCCAAGAAACTATAATTTCGTCTGAAAAGGTTATTAGAAATGAAAACAATTTGTCTATAATTTGTCCCAAAAGGCCTGTCTCAAAAGGTTTCTTGGGAGTcccaaaaatacttttaaagaCAAAATCGGGCGGAACCAGTCGAAAGCATTCAAatgagtgttttttttatcgaagcattttcatcccaaaaatatgTTCGAATGGAACATTTTATGTTCGAATGAACTAGAATCTGCTCTAACACTTTGATTCGAAAGACcgaatttatttgatcatgtttGAATTGACAGAGTGTTCGAACAGTTTATTTCTGTTCGAACATATATCTATGCTCGAACAAAATTAATCTGATCGAACAAGATTCATTTGCATTcgaattgaaaatatttgtttgaatggGTGGTTCAATGTTTGTGTTCGAATGGTGTATGGTACATTCGAATAATGACAAatgtgttcgaacaaaatattatttgttcGAATGTTAAGACATGCAGTCtgttcaaatgaaaaatttatatattcgaACATAATTGATTGTTCTCAAGTCATTCAAATGGTTTTGGTTGCTAGTTCGAACGGAAGCTAAAATGCATTCGAAGGTTAAAAATTGcaatttaccgttcgaactggatattttacgttcgaatggtacTCATGGTACAGAACTCTTActtcaaaatatgaaattaatattaaatattgtaattaaaacatcatatttgttcaaatgttcaagtcagaataaaaaattaaaaggcaagtaaagaaaataagttctaggattgtggtggcatagagttttgagaCATCATTAATTGCCCCTATTCGAACATTTTTTGGGATTGAATCTCCAGCTCCTtctgcatgttttattttaatctcGCCTCTAAATCCGCTGCCTAATCTAATTGAGTCTACAACTCTCTTTGTGTGGACCTTAAATGTTATATCTCGAGCATTGCTTGCTCTAATTCCCAAGAGTTGTTATTTGATCTGActtgagaagatgatgatgatgttgaggaagGCTTCACACAACGTCCTAAGCATCTCAAATATCTAGAACATGATccaagaatttgagaaaaaaatcctaacatcgttgacagatgattcaTCAGATGGAGCCGCAACAGTTTCTTTAAGTGATACTATCTTGTCCTATAACAAAAA comes from Juglans microcarpa x Juglans regia isolate MS1-56 chromosome 8S, Jm3101_v1.0, whole genome shotgun sequence and encodes:
- the LOC121244580 gene encoding disease resistance protein RUN1-like isoform X1 — translated: MAVQGASSSSISSSTRWWTYDVFLSFRGEDTRQNFTAHLHQALDQKKIYTYIDYKLPRGEKISEELLKAIESSRISIVVLSKNYASSTWCLDELMKIQECKKTKQQKVLPVFYDVDPTEVRHQREVFGKALDNLKERYKDELKVERWKAALTEVASLSGFTLGDRIEPELIEEIVREVSKVVKPKYLNDVAKHPVGMESRVHDVHDILLRVGVNDIRILGIYGIGGVGKTNLAKEIYNSFTDQFECCCFLANVRETSQREHGLIQLQETLLCEILGDWSLKVRNEDEGMGLIKKMLWSKRVLLVLDDLDQSVKVKTILGGCDWFGLGSIIIITTRDEHLLTSNNVHLRYKVKELDHDEALQLFCWNAFKNENPNHDFVEITENVLHYVGGLPLALMVVGSDLFGRDIHYWRSALEKYKKIPPRDILETLRISYDGLDESEKCIFLDIACFFAGEEEEYVTKILDACGFFPKCGIKVLVDKSLLTIECGKLIMHDLLKDMGREIVRQESPAEPEKRSRLWFHEDVRHVFEETKGTNMIQGILIEFPKQDLIDLNPETFSAMRRLRIFINRNARFSREPTYLSNELRVLDWHSYPSDSFPQNFHGRKLLVLKMDDCFIKELGEGLKNFQKLTTVKFSKCKFLTKIPDVSGLQTLNRLDIEDCNNLVEVHQSIGFLDKLVKLSIVYCQSLTSFPSSLKLRSLEMLILSYCERLQKFPEIDSEMKCLTYVQLEHLTAINELPSSIGNLTSLLDLQISDCYRLRHIPNSIHQLQHLRCLILERTSDDQSQYPLPFSTAELFSSDLSGTAFNSTLEVLDLSGSNIVVIPPEWIRGFVQLQLLELCHCEQLQEILELPPNMTTVNTRGCISLESFPEVSNQFEFNTSSLKVRSINLSGCHNMLVNPLRFEEYVEDLEEDCELIFPGNKIPDLDYHCKLKKTRNSYVCDGINVDLVYSNEIKGFIACAVVLSDPSQRSPRNNMHIEIYYNGVYQYTSTRTSPIDPSSSDHVWLYYHKLKGERLKSVEGILQLKFDKDQGRVLIRSFGIRVLRKQKETNTLQDVASWSPCVNVQPSSESIISDLENGSHDENPNDQDLERHGVHLVEKDEGKTRS